A DNA window from Setaria viridis chromosome 2, Setaria_viridis_v4.0, whole genome shotgun sequence contains the following coding sequences:
- the LOC117845598 gene encoding uncharacterized protein isoform X2, with the protein MAPSNNCTLIALLLVAFAVVLQPSSAIRVVEGALARATASSATEAAAPSSPDGGGIPPLPPQPRECRPWLMRMMPCSGFITNSSVYAPEPTCCDGFNSMFTYDTVTCLCHVVNGDVGRLLPAPMIHMRMVELFSVCGHDVPVEILAAACNMMDDVPPIDLPSPPPSTPLPLPAASAIAVGRMAMIN; encoded by the exons ATGGCGCCATCCAACAACTGCACGCTGATCGCCTTGCTGCTCGTCGCCTTTGCCGTGGTCCTCCAGCCATCTTCGGCGATCAGAGTCGTCGAAGGAGCTCTCGCCAGGGCCACCGCGTCAAGCGCCACTGAAGCTGCAGCGCCGTCGTCTCCCGACGGTGGCGGcatcccgccgctgccgccgcagccgAGGGAGTGCCGGCCGTGGCTGATGCGGATGATGCCATGTTCGGGCTTCATCACCAACTCCAGCGTGTACGCGCCGGAGCCCACCTGCTGCGACGGCTTCAACTCCATGTTCACCTACGACACGGTCACCTGCCTGTGCCACGTCGTGAACGGCGACGTCGGCCGGCTCCTGCCGGCGCCGATGATCCACATGCGCATGGTGGAGCTCTTCTCGGTGTGCGGCCACGACGTGCCCGTCGAGATACTTGCCGCGGCATGCAACATGA TGGACGATGTGCCGCCGATAGACCTTCCGAGTCCTCCGCCGTCGACGCCATTGCCGTTGCCAGCCGCCAGCGCCATCGCCGTCGG CAGGATGGCCATGATTAACTAG
- the LOC117845598 gene encoding uncharacterized protein isoform X1, translated as MAPSNNCTLIALLLVAFAVVLQPSSAIRVVEGALARATASSATEAAAPSSPDGGGIPPLPPQPRECRPWLMRMMPCSGFITNSSVYAPEPTCCDGFNSMFTYDTVTCLCHVVNGDVGRLLPAPMIHMRMVELFSVCGHDVPVEILAAACNMTVDDVPPIDLPSPPPSTPLPLPAASAIAVGRMAMIN; from the exons ATGGCGCCATCCAACAACTGCACGCTGATCGCCTTGCTGCTCGTCGCCTTTGCCGTGGTCCTCCAGCCATCTTCGGCGATCAGAGTCGTCGAAGGAGCTCTCGCCAGGGCCACCGCGTCAAGCGCCACTGAAGCTGCAGCGCCGTCGTCTCCCGACGGTGGCGGcatcccgccgctgccgccgcagccgAGGGAGTGCCGGCCGTGGCTGATGCGGATGATGCCATGTTCGGGCTTCATCACCAACTCCAGCGTGTACGCGCCGGAGCCCACCTGCTGCGACGGCTTCAACTCCATGTTCACCTACGACACGGTCACCTGCCTGTGCCACGTCGTGAACGGCGACGTCGGCCGGCTCCTGCCGGCGCCGATGATCCACATGCGCATGGTGGAGCTCTTCTCGGTGTGCGGCCACGACGTGCCCGTCGAGATACTTGCCGCGGCATGCAACATGA CAGTGGACGATGTGCCGCCGATAGACCTTCCGAGTCCTCCGCCGTCGACGCCATTGCCGTTGCCAGCCGCCAGCGCCATCGCCGTCGG CAGGATGGCCATGATTAACTAG